A single region of the candidate division KSB1 bacterium genome encodes:
- a CDS encoding aminotransferase class I/II-fold pyridoxal phosphate-dependent enzyme: MRIAEKVAHFQTARQVMALGLYPYFRAIDSDQDTVVKMNGRDVLMLGSNNYLGLTNHPKVKEAAMDAIRRYGAGCAGSRFLNGTLRIHIECEERLAEFMGKEAVLLFTTGFQANQGVISTLVGRNGLVVTDSLDHASIIDGCRLSFGKMVKFKHNDMADLERVLAAHHGKSMLVITEGVFSMEGDVVKLPETLALCQRYDADLLLDDAHGVGVFGEQGGGVAQHFGKEHEVDMIVGTFSKSLASIGGFVAASEPIIHYLKHHSRALIFSASPPPAAVAAVIAAIQIIRAEPERRELLWRNTNYLRSGLQTLGLDTGASETPIIPVLAGDELACFQVCHAMQDEGVFVNPVVPPAVQPGQSLIRFSVMSTHTLEQLDFALEKLARVSTQYHLQEVAHRADAGTGRLQTESAGVSSLSLEDHGE, from the coding sequence ATGAGGATTGCCGAGAAGGTCGCTCATTTCCAGACTGCACGACAAGTGATGGCTTTGGGGCTTTACCCCTACTTTCGTGCAATCGACTCCGATCAGGACACCGTGGTCAAGATGAATGGCCGCGATGTGCTCATGCTCGGTTCCAACAACTACCTCGGGTTGACCAATCACCCAAAGGTCAAAGAGGCGGCCATGGACGCCATCCGCAGGTATGGCGCCGGTTGTGCCGGTTCGCGCTTTCTGAACGGCACCTTGCGCATCCATATCGAATGTGAAGAACGGCTGGCCGAGTTTATGGGCAAGGAAGCCGTTCTTTTGTTTACGACCGGGTTCCAGGCAAATCAGGGCGTGATTTCCACGCTCGTGGGTCGCAACGGTTTGGTCGTAACCGACTCCCTTGACCACGCTTCCATCATCGACGGCTGCCGCCTGTCGTTCGGCAAGATGGTCAAATTCAAGCACAACGACATGGCGGATCTCGAGCGCGTCCTCGCCGCTCACCACGGCAAGTCGATGCTCGTGATCACGGAAGGTGTCTTTTCCATGGAAGGCGATGTGGTCAAGCTGCCGGAAACGTTGGCGCTCTGCCAGCGCTACGACGCCGACCTGCTGTTGGACGACGCCCATGGCGTCGGCGTTTTCGGTGAGCAGGGTGGAGGCGTCGCGCAGCACTTTGGGAAAGAACACGAAGTTGACATGATCGTCGGCACGTTCTCCAAGTCGCTGGCCTCGATCGGCGGCTTTGTCGCGGCTTCCGAGCCGATCATTCACTATCTCAAACATCATAGTCGGGCTTTGATCTTCTCGGCCAGCCCTCCGCCGGCCGCGGTCGCGGCGGTCATTGCCGCGATTCAGATTATTCGTGCGGAACCTGAGCGCCGCGAATTGCTCTGGCGGAACACGAACTATTTGCGCAGCGGACTGCAAACGCTCGGTCTGGACACGGGAGCAAGCGAGACGCCGATCATTCCGGTGCTCGCCGGTGACGAGCTGGCCTGCTTTCAGGTTTGCCATGCCATGCAGGACGAAGGCGTATTCGTAAATCCGGTCGTGCCTCCGGCCGTGCAGCCCGGCCAGAGTCTGATCCGTTTCTCTGTGATGTCCACGCACACTCTCGAGCAACTCGACTTCGCGCTCGAAAAGCTCGCCCGCGTGTCAACCCAGTATCATTTACAGGAGGTCGCTCATCGGGCTGACGCTGGAACCGGTCGTCTCCAAACGGAGTCTGCGGGAGTTTCTTCGCTTTCCCTGGAAGATCATGGCGAATGA